From a region of the Phragmites australis chromosome 21, lpPhrAust1.1, whole genome shotgun sequence genome:
- the LOC133902970 gene encoding non-specific lipid-transfer protein 2P-like, whose amino-acid sequence MAKAAAAMLVAVALVVVAMSAGGASAQQCNAGQLTVCAPAIISGAAPQASCCSNLRAQRGCFCQFARNPAYSRYINSPNARSTLAACGVAVPRC is encoded by the coding sequence ATggcgaaggcggcggcggcgatgctcGTGGCCGTGGCGCTCGTGGTGGTGGCGATGAGCGCGGGCGGGGCATCGGCGCAGCAGTGCAACGCGGGGCAGCTGACCGTGTGCGCGCCGGCGATCAtcagcggcgcggcgccccAGGCTTCGTGCTGCTCGAACCTGCGCGCGCAGCGGGGGTGCTTCTGCCAGTTCGCGCGGAACCCGGCGTACAGCCGGTACATCAACAGCCCCAACGCCCGCAGCACGCTCGCCGCCTGCGGCGTCGCCGTCCCGCGCTGCTAG